The following are encoded together in the Bacteroidales bacterium genome:
- a CDS encoding immunity 26/phosphotriesterase HocA family protein — MKIENGTILEIPLDKEFGFAYSRYLDISSSINREFGSDLLMVYSNTSLNSINDINDIIKSELLFAPVLIDGKPSIKGKNKWRIIGNYIDKSDDFIPDFKSARCFPYIVEDESKIGPWNLVKLGIDEIETDYHKIKHLEQNSMHSEDQIVARIIMELLRTKGIKIEDYFNFSKEEEHIKRTYFKMKNVPIYSKVPKEIRGRINKKNIKIL; from the coding sequence ATGAAGATAGAAAATGGAACTATATTGGAAATACCATTGGATAAAGAATTTGGTTTCGCATATTCAAGATATTTAGATATTAGTTCTTCAATTAATAGAGAATTTGGTTCTGATTTATTAATGGTTTATTCAAATACTTCACTAAATTCAATTAATGATATTAATGATATCATAAAATCAGAGTTATTATTTGCTCCAGTATTGATTGATGGCAAACCATCAATTAAAGGAAAAAATAAGTGGCGCATTATTGGGAATTACATTGATAAATCAGATGATTTCATTCCAGATTTTAAAAGTGCAAGATGTTTTCCCTATATAGTGGAAGATGAATCGAAAATTGGACCTTGGAACCTTGTTAAATTAGGTATTGATGAGATTGAAACGGACTATCATAAGATAAAGCATTTAGAACAAAATTCAATGCATTCCGAAGATCAAATTGTAGCAAGAATTATTATGGAACTTTTAAGAACGAAAGGAATAAAAATTGAGGATTATTTTAATTTTAGTAAAGAAGAAGAACATATAAAAAGAACTTATTTTAAAATGAAAAATGTACCAATATATTCAAAAGTACCAAAAGAAATAAGAGGTCGCATTAATAAAAAAAATATCAAAATTTTATAG
- a CDS encoding AAA family ATPase, which translates to MFKRNIYTELERWKTKKHRKPLILRGARQVGKTTLIKMFSETYSQSIILNLENNKDRTFFEKTDDIKEIVESIFVNYNIDSGKEPILLFIDEIQESPEAIRMLRYFLEKYPEIHVIAAGSLLEFALSEVKSFPVGRVEYLYLHPLNFIEFIGAIQHTQALKQIEQIPVNKFAHDTLLELYNNYVITGGMPEVVKVYAENKSMLNLSDIYESLWSSYQDDAEKYASNDTEKKTIKHIMDVAHLSIDKRIKFHNFGNSNYRSREVGEAMRSLDAAQIIQLIYPATVTEPPIQANFKKSPRLQFLDTGLLNYSLGIQAEMIGMNDLSNSYKGAIIPHIVTQELIALNNKNKQKPHFWVREKMQASSEVDLIINCKNLIIPVKIKSGSTGSLRSLHEFINRSEHKYVIRIYAGEFKIEEQETPARKKYTLMNMPYYLSSKIYEYAEYFIDNF; encoded by the coding sequence ATGTTTAAAAGAAATATTTATACCGAATTAGAACGGTGGAAAACAAAGAAACATCGAAAACCTCTCATTTTAAGAGGTGCAAGGCAAGTAGGAAAAACAACTTTAATTAAAATGTTTTCTGAAACCTATTCTCAAAGTATCATATTAAATCTTGAAAATAATAAAGATCGTACTTTTTTTGAGAAAACCGATGACATTAAAGAAATTGTTGAGTCAATCTTCGTTAATTATAACATTGATTCCGGTAAAGAACCAATATTGCTTTTTATAGATGAAATACAAGAATCTCCTGAAGCAATACGAATGTTACGATATTTTCTCGAAAAATATCCTGAAATTCATGTAATAGCAGCAGGTTCTTTGTTGGAATTTGCATTAAGTGAAGTAAAATCATTTCCCGTCGGCAGGGTAGAATATCTGTATTTGCACCCGCTTAATTTTATTGAATTTATCGGAGCAATACAACATACACAAGCACTGAAACAAATAGAACAAATACCGGTCAATAAGTTTGCACATGACACTTTACTGGAACTGTATAATAATTATGTTATAACAGGAGGAATGCCGGAAGTAGTTAAAGTTTATGCAGAAAATAAAAGCATGTTAAACCTTTCGGATATTTACGAAAGTCTTTGGAGTTCATATCAAGACGATGCAGAAAAATATGCAAGTAATGATACTGAAAAAAAAACAATCAAACACATAATGGATGTTGCACATCTTTCAATTGATAAACGAATTAAATTTCATAATTTCGGAAATTCTAATTATCGCTCACGCGAAGTAGGCGAAGCAATGCGAAGCTTGGATGCAGCACAGATTATTCAACTCATATATCCTGCAACAGTTACTGAACCGCCTATACAAGCAAATTTTAAAAAATCACCACGTTTGCAATTTTTAGATACAGGATTGTTAAACTATTCATTAGGTATTCAGGCAGAAATGATTGGAATGAATGATTTGAGCAACAGTTATAAAGGAGCAATAATTCCGCATATTGTAACACAAGAATTAATTGCATTAAACAATAAAAACAAACAAAAACCTCATTTTTGGGTAAGAGAAAAAATGCAAGCATCATCAGAAGTTGATTTAATAATTAATTGTAAAAATCTGATAATACCGGTTAAAATAAAATCGGGCAGTACTGGAAGTTTAAGGTCTTTACATGAATTTATTAATCGCTCCGAACATAAATATGTAATACGCATTTATGCAGGAGAATTTAAAATAGAAGAACAAGAAACACCGGCAAGAAAAAAATATACACTTATGAATATGCCTTATTATTTGTCATCAAAAATATATGAATATGCTGAATATTTTATTGATAATTTTTAA